One genomic region from Alteromonas pelagimontana encodes:
- a CDS encoding TonB-dependent receptor, with protein MFKRTHLASAVFLAMSCQMAYAQEAQDDANSNNADNSSQAVEVIEVSGIRSSLNQALSIKRQNMQVVDAIVAQDIGKFPDNNVVEALQRVTGIQVTDRGAGEVNTVTIRGLTDVTTTVNGRNLFTASGRAVALADIPAALLKSVNVYKTRSASQIGSGIAGQIDISTQRPFNFDEGKVVVAARGIYQEQADKTDPQLSLLASDRWEVGGGEFGALINVAYTRTNYRDQSITAGAVLPFATENPSASLANGAAFGPLQRIFPADCSPQCWTPGLDTGLPFAPGSTLNLNGTEEEYYLSRDAVFGSDFTGERERPAVNVSLQWAPDDRSVYTFEAFYNGYRNESFNSLFFTFVDWWGDAGALEAPVLYEGTNIIKERQVNAPYGFMSGDLSTAETDTYMYALSGEWDITDDFRLESEIYYQDSEYTTDFVAMRTERTAYGLDVDFNDGDGIPGLAFWDDPATDINEADLTDQALWTANQMYDSGTASEGKALTWTLDGEYFLYDGFIQRVGFGLFYDDRSATDSSRATDGSVVRPFNEYDDGLVYTTTNFFDGNANFPSSWIVPNGNYLYSNREEFRDIYGFSENSLTLKKNFDIDEVTTAAYVEADFLTSLGGRDLDGQIGLRYEHAETEMTFFDTTVTPSIMSSADSSNGKLLPSLVARYHLTDNLMARVAYTETIRRPTFTDLNSFVTYMEDISGVGYGTATGGNPDLEPVESQNLDLTLEYYFGEGSSVYATWFQRDIEGLVYGSRTAIEFEGSEDIEAGTYIVSQPANTSNGKLDGWELGAVYFPENLPAMLDGFGIQASATFLDSSQDIPQFNETGDLTHYINQSIFGVSDLSYSTVFIYEKENFGMRLSYVWRDDFLNNYEAASFAGPLGIYRSPEKSLDFQLSYDVTEDMTVTFDATNITEEIYQSYYEYPDTYNFGSSLYSRTFALGVRYTF; from the coding sequence ATGTTTAAACGAACACACCTTGCCAGTGCTGTCTTTTTAGCAATGTCTTGCCAGATGGCCTACGCACAAGAAGCTCAAGACGACGCTAATTCGAACAATGCCGACAATTCAAGTCAGGCTGTAGAGGTTATTGAAGTTTCAGGTATCCGCAGCAGCTTAAATCAAGCCCTTAGTATCAAACGCCAGAACATGCAGGTTGTTGATGCTATCGTTGCTCAGGATATTGGTAAATTTCCCGATAACAATGTGGTTGAAGCCCTACAACGTGTAACCGGTATTCAGGTTACAGACCGTGGAGCCGGTGAAGTTAATACAGTAACGATTCGTGGTTTGACAGACGTAACCACTACCGTCAACGGTCGTAATCTTTTTACCGCTTCTGGTCGCGCTGTTGCTTTGGCGGATATTCCCGCGGCATTATTGAAAAGCGTCAACGTGTATAAAACCCGTTCTGCTTCTCAGATTGGTAGTGGCATAGCTGGGCAAATTGATATCTCTACTCAGCGTCCCTTTAATTTCGATGAAGGTAAAGTGGTAGTCGCAGCCCGCGGCATTTATCAGGAGCAGGCAGATAAAACTGACCCTCAATTAAGCTTGCTGGCTAGCGATCGCTGGGAAGTTGGCGGCGGTGAGTTTGGCGCATTGATAAACGTCGCTTATACTCGTACAAATTATCGTGACCAAAGTATTACAGCGGGTGCAGTGTTACCTTTCGCAACTGAAAATCCCAGTGCTTCTCTTGCAAACGGCGCCGCTTTCGGGCCACTTCAGCGTATTTTTCCTGCCGACTGTTCTCCTCAGTGTTGGACCCCCGGGCTAGATACCGGATTACCCTTTGCTCCTGGCTCGACACTTAATTTAAACGGTACAGAAGAAGAATATTATCTTTCTCGTGACGCTGTGTTCGGCAGTGATTTTACCGGTGAGCGGGAACGTCCTGCTGTAAATGTATCTTTGCAGTGGGCGCCTGATGATCGTTCTGTTTACACGTTCGAAGCCTTTTATAACGGCTACCGTAACGAAAGTTTCAACTCTTTGTTCTTCACTTTTGTTGATTGGTGGGGCGACGCGGGTGCGCTGGAAGCTCCTGTATTGTACGAGGGAACCAACATCATCAAAGAGCGTCAGGTAAATGCTCCTTATGGCTTTATGAGCGGCGATCTATCGACTGCGGAAACAGATACCTACATGTACGCGCTAAGTGGTGAGTGGGACATAACCGACGATTTCCGCCTGGAATCCGAAATTTATTATCAGGATTCTGAATACACCACTGATTTTGTTGCCATGCGTACCGAACGGACTGCGTATGGGCTTGATGTCGATTTTAACGACGGCGACGGTATTCCTGGGCTCGCGTTCTGGGACGATCCGGCCACAGACATTAATGAAGCTGACTTAACCGATCAGGCTCTATGGACCGCAAACCAGATGTATGACAGTGGCACTGCATCAGAAGGTAAAGCTCTGACCTGGACCCTGGACGGCGAATACTTCCTTTATGATGGCTTTATACAGCGCGTTGGTTTTGGTTTGTTCTATGATGATCGCTCAGCAACAGATAGCAGCAGAGCAACAGATGGTTCTGTGGTCCGTCCGTTTAATGAGTACGATGACGGTTTAGTTTACACCACCACTAATTTCTTTGATGGAAATGCTAATTTTCCTTCATCATGGATAGTGCCTAACGGTAATTACCTCTACAGCAATCGTGAAGAGTTCCGTGATATCTATGGCTTTAGTGAAAATTCACTGACGCTTAAAAAGAACTTTGATATCGATGAAGTGACTACCGCAGCTTATGTGGAAGCAGATTTTCTGACTAGCCTGGGCGGCCGAGACCTGGATGGTCAAATTGGGTTGCGCTACGAGCACGCCGAAACTGAAATGACGTTTTTTGATACGACTGTCACGCCATCAATAATGAGTTCAGCCGATAGCAGCAATGGCAAACTCCTGCCCAGCCTGGTAGCCCGTTATCACCTTACTGACAACTTGATGGCACGGGTAGCTTATACCGAAACCATCCGCCGTCCGACTTTTACCGATTTGAATTCTTTCGTGACTTATATGGAAGACATCAGTGGTGTTGGATATGGTACAGCAACAGGTGGAAATCCTGATCTGGAGCCCGTTGAATCGCAGAACCTTGATCTAACGCTGGAATATTATTTCGGTGAAGGAAGTTCAGTTTACGCGACATGGTTCCAGCGCGACATTGAAGGCCTTGTCTACGGTTCTCGTACCGCCATTGAGTTTGAAGGTTCCGAAGATATTGAAGCTGGAACTTACATCGTTTCTCAACCGGCAAATACTTCAAATGGTAAGCTGGACGGTTGGGAATTAGGAGCGGTTTATTTCCCTGAGAATCTGCCTGCTATGCTGGATGGTTTTGGTATACAAGCCAGCGCCACATTCTTAGATTCAAGTCAGGATATTCCACAGTTTAATGAAACGGGCGATCTTACCCATTACATTAACCAGTCAATTTTTGGGGTTTCTGACCTTTCTTATAGTACGGTATTTATTTACGAGAAAGAAAACTTCGGAATGCGGTTGTCTTATGTATGGCGTGATGATTTCCTCAACAATTACGAGGCAGCCTCATTTGCTGGTCCATTAGGTATTTATCGTAGTCCAGAGAAGAGCTTGGATTTCCAGCTTAGCTATGATGTGACAGAAGATATGACAGTGACGTTCGATGCTACTAATATCACCGAAGAAATTTATCAGAGCTATTATGAGTATCCAGATACTTATAACTTTGGTAGTTCTCTCTACAGCCGTACTTTTGCGCTTGGAGTAAGATATACCTTTTAA
- a CDS encoding MFS transporter — MTSHKLTHLEKVGFGAGDMAVNVVISSMMLIITFFYTDIFGLKPTDLALMFLLVRFLDAISDPLMGIITDRYTSRWGRYRPYFLFLSVPFGISVFLTFSTPDVDYNAKLMWAYSTYIFVTLMFTAVTIPYISLIGVMTADPKEKLSANGYRLFFAKIAAFLVTIIVPQLAGADYWEGNIAAGYQAAMGLMAVLAVAMFLFCFFTTKERVEHEVEEKPLKEQMSLLMQNDQWLILCGASVLGTIGYVIRGSVAIYYAKYYLGGDADMQATFMATGVTAAILAMVASTWITKRWCKVKLFRYSQMLVGLFSIIMFFTVGQEDVALAFVSYFVISFVVDLHAPVFWSAIAEAVDYGHSKTGKRVAGLSFGGISFSQKAGMGIAGAMVGWMLAYFNYEPEQVQTEFTLTGIALMLTIIPGVFHYLVGLLMKRYHITDLEYKRIASTLDAVEEHPGVVEQISESNTPLTKGV, encoded by the coding sequence ATGACCTCGCATAAATTAACACACCTCGAAAAAGTTGGCTTTGGCGCAGGCGACATGGCGGTAAATGTTGTTATTTCGTCAATGATGCTAATAATCACCTTCTTCTATACCGACATTTTTGGCCTTAAACCTACCGACTTGGCCTTAATGTTTCTGCTCGTGCGGTTCTTAGATGCCATTAGTGATCCACTAATGGGAATCATCACAGACCGTTATACCAGTCGATGGGGCCGGTACCGGCCGTACTTTCTGTTTTTATCTGTCCCTTTCGGTATATCGGTATTTCTGACCTTCAGCACACCCGATGTCGATTATAACGCAAAGCTGATGTGGGCTTATTCGACCTATATTTTCGTTACTCTTATGTTTACTGCGGTGACCATTCCTTATATTTCGTTAATTGGTGTAATGACGGCTGATCCGAAGGAGAAACTGTCGGCCAATGGTTATCGTTTGTTCTTTGCTAAAATAGCTGCGTTTCTGGTGACTATTATTGTGCCGCAACTGGCTGGCGCGGATTATTGGGAAGGAAATATAGCAGCAGGTTATCAGGCGGCGATGGGATTAATGGCTGTCTTAGCCGTAGCGATGTTCTTGTTCTGTTTCTTCACCACTAAAGAACGTGTTGAGCACGAGGTAGAAGAAAAACCGCTTAAAGAACAAATGTCATTACTAATGCAAAATGACCAGTGGCTCATTCTTTGTGGGGCGTCAGTGCTAGGTACCATTGGCTATGTTATACGAGGTTCGGTTGCAATTTATTACGCCAAATATTATTTAGGTGGCGATGCGGACATGCAGGCTACGTTCATGGCGACCGGTGTCACTGCAGCTATTCTGGCGATGGTCGCGTCGACGTGGATCACCAAACGTTGGTGTAAAGTTAAATTATTTCGCTATAGCCAAATGCTGGTCGGACTCTTTTCTATCATTATGTTTTTCACTGTAGGCCAGGAAGACGTTGCTCTCGCTTTCGTATCGTATTTTGTTATCTCCTTTGTCGTAGATTTACATGCGCCCGTATTTTGGTCAGCCATTGCTGAAGCGGTTGATTATGGTCACAGCAAAACGGGCAAGCGTGTGGCTGGTTTATCTTTTGGTGGTATATCCTTCAGCCAAAAAGCGGGGATGGGCATTGCAGGCGCCATGGTTGGCTGGATGCTGGCTTACTTTAACTACGAGCCGGAGCAGGTTCAAACTGAATTCACCTTAACCGGTATTGCATTGATGCTTACCATTATTCCTGGCGTATTTCATTACCTTGTGGGGCTGCTAATGAAACGCTACCACATCACTGACTTAGAATATAAACGTATTGCTTCTACTCTGGATGCCGTTGAAGAGCACCCGGGTGTAGTAGAGCAAATCAGTGAAAGTAATACGCCGCTAACAAAAGGAGTGTAA
- a CDS encoding glycoside hydrolase family 43 protein, producing the protein MNTNTPLIPQRADPFIHKHTDGYYYFTASVPSYEGIELRRAKTLEGLADAETKMVWTKPDAGPYSDLIWAPEIHFNQGAWYVYFAAAPSREIKDDLFQHRMYAISCKDDNPVDGKWEFCGQIETGIDTFCLDATTFTHNDQLYYLWAQKGPGIRGNSNLYIAPMKTPIEIEGEPVMLTKPELDWETRGFWVNEGPAVLIRNGKIFVTYSASATDENYCMGLIYADVNADLLDPSNWTKLNTPVFATDESVTMFGPGHNSFTQTPEGDDVLVYHCRQYTEIEGDPLWNPDRHTFVKLVKWDDNGMPVFGKPGQP; encoded by the coding sequence ATGAACACCAATACGCCGTTAATTCCCCAGCGTGCCGATCCTTTTATCCACAAGCACACCGACGGTTATTATTATTTTACGGCGTCAGTGCCTTCTTACGAGGGAATAGAGTTACGTCGCGCGAAAACCTTAGAGGGATTAGCCGATGCTGAAACAAAAATGGTGTGGACAAAGCCAGATGCTGGTCCGTATAGCGATTTAATCTGGGCACCAGAAATTCACTTTAACCAAGGCGCCTGGTACGTGTATTTTGCTGCTGCACCCAGCCGCGAAATTAAAGACGATTTATTTCAGCATCGCATGTATGCCATAAGTTGCAAAGATGACAACCCGGTAGATGGAAAATGGGAATTTTGTGGCCAGATAGAAACCGGCATCGATACTTTTTGTCTTGATGCCACTACTTTTACACATAATGATCAACTGTATTATTTGTGGGCCCAGAAAGGCCCCGGTATTCGTGGCAACTCGAATTTATACATTGCGCCGATGAAGACTCCCATTGAAATTGAGGGAGAGCCAGTGATGCTGACAAAGCCAGAGCTGGACTGGGAAACTCGTGGCTTTTGGGTAAATGAAGGCCCGGCTGTCCTGATCCGCAATGGCAAAATATTTGTGACTTATTCGGCAAGTGCGACCGATGAAAATTACTGCATGGGTCTAATCTATGCTGACGTTAATGCCGATTTATTAGATCCCTCCAACTGGACAAAGCTCAATACACCTGTGTTTGCCACTGACGAATCAGTGACCATGTTTGGACCTGGCCACAACAGTTTTACTCAGACGCCGGAAGGCGATGACGTGCTGGTATATCACTGCCGCCAGTACACTGAAATTGAAGGTGATCCGCTCTGGAATCCCGATCGCCATACCTTTGTAAAACTGGTCAAGTGGGACGACAACGGAATGCCTGTTTTTGGTAAACCCGGTCAACCCTAA